A window from Triticum aestivum cultivar Chinese Spring chromosome 6D, IWGSC CS RefSeq v2.1, whole genome shotgun sequence encodes these proteins:
- the LOC123144311 gene encoding cyclase-like protein 1, with amino-acid sequence MAAPVALTIFLLILLPAHHALATAAGDAHPGYADTETDTCGPALDLGGSSSSAGAAGRRYGPGLEEYGGGRIVDITHAFRPGMPAYAPGATVGPIVRLKESMKNGSDYNLSELSMECHIGTHVDAPGHFNQAHFAAGLDVDTLDLEVLNGPALLVDVPRHTNITAEAMESLNIPKGVRRVLFRTLNTDRGLMWKEGGDMSYVGFTEDGAQWLVDNTDIKLVGLDYLSIASFDHACSAHVVFLKNADIILVEHLKLEYVETGLYMLHCLPLRLVGSDGSPIRCILIK; translated from the exons ATGGCGGCCCCGGTGGCTCTCACCATCTTCCTGCTGATCCTCCTCCCAGCGCACCATGCTCTTGCCACGGCGGCCGGCGACGCGCACCCAGGCTACGCGGACACCGAGACCGACACCTGCGGGCCGGCGCTGGACCTGGGCGGTTCCTCCTCTTCCGCAGGTGCGGCCGGTCGGCGCTACGGCCcggggctggaggagtacggcggcGGGCGCATCGTGGACATTACACACGCGTTCCGGCCAGGCATGCCGGCGTACGCGCCGGGCGCGACGGTGGGCCCCATCGTGCGGCTCAAGGAGTCGATGAAGAACGGGTCGGACTACAACTTGTCGGAGCTCAGCATGGAGTGCCACATAGGAACCCACGTCGACGCGCCGGGGCACTTTAACCAggcccacttcgccgccggcctCGACGTCGACACGCTCGACCTCGAAGTCCTCAACG GTCCTGCATTACTGGTCGATGTTCCGAGACACACAAATATAACAG CTGAAGCAATGGAATCCCTAAATATACCGAAAGGTGTTCGTCGTGTTCTCTTCAGGACATTGAACACAGACAG GGGACTCATGTGGAAGGAAGGAGGTGATATGAGTTACGTTGGATTTACGGAGGATGGTGCCCAGTGGCTTGTTGACAACACCGACATCAAGCTGGTTG GTCTGGACTATTTATCTATTGCATCATTTGATCACGCGTGCTCTGCCCATGTGGTCTTCTTAAAAAATGCG GATATCATCTTAGTTGAACATCTGAAGCTAGAATACGTCGAGACCGGATTATACATGTTGCACTGCTTACCTCTAAGATTGGTTGGATCTGACGGTTCACCAATCAGGTGCATTCTTATCAAGTGA
- the LOC123144312 gene encoding uncharacterized protein — translation MLNLSDHDEVQPDDVQEEIDLDDYDEMLKFLGPKRLEMLMTCQVTALKSMKMYYVVDAKLKDWVMGSAVMYRMAIQAFGSGQVHDESRNATTSKLRFPYRVDGALEDLQSAEELGDLEDLQASEDLVDL, via the exons ATGCTCAATCTTAGTGACCATGATGAGGTTCAACCTGATGATGTGCAAGAGGAGATCGACCTAGATGATTACGATGAGATGCTCAAGTTCTTAGGTCCCAAACGACTAGAGATGTTGATGACATGCCAAGTGACGGCATTGAAGAGCATGAAG ATGTACTATGTTGTGGATGCCAAACTGAAGGATTGGGTAATGGGAAGCGCTGTGATGTATCGCATGGCCATACAAGCAT TTGGAAGTGGACAAGTCCATGACGAAAGCAGGAATGCGACCACAAGCAAGCTGAG ATTTCCCTACAGAGTTGATGGAGCTTTGGAAGATCTTCAATCTGCTGAAGAGTTGGGAGATTTGGAAGATCTTCAAGCTAGTGAAGATTTGGTAGACCTATAA